The Panicum virgatum strain AP13 chromosome 3N, P.virgatum_v5, whole genome shotgun sequence genome includes the window ATAAGGGGAGCTGGCATCCTGGAGCCTGCAAGGGGCCTGTCTGGGCCGGGACGCCTGTCAGGGGGCGCGGCGTTCTTGGAGCGCACGTCCCGGGTCGTCCGGCATGGCTCTGACCCGGGGCGCTAGGTCGGGGGGCCACCACATGTCccgggaggtcgggctcccGGACTCGTTGGCTTAGGAACGAAGGCAGCTCCCCACGCTGGTTAGCGGGCAGTCCCGTTCTCGGCCCAACGAACTTGCTGGGCTTCCTTTTGCACGAGTCGGGCCCGTCAGGGGTCCCGTGTTTGTACCCTCGTCAGAGGCCCCCGAGCGGCTCTGCGATTTTGATAATCGTGGAGCCGTTGGACTTGGTCTTGGTGACCCCTGACCGGGGTGTCCCATCTGACTGCCCGTGCTCTCAGCTTTCGGCGTGCACCAGCGATGGCGTGACGAGGTCCTACCCATCTTGATGGCCGGTTGAAGCGCTGGTGCCATGGAATCTTGAGGCCAGTCGTTGCGTCTTATCGCTATGCAGCGGACGCCTCGTTTTCCCCCATTTAGGGCTGCCTCCCATTGGTGGGACGTGCGGTGATCGTGCCCCGAGTGGCGCGGCGGTTGCTTGGCGAACTGGCGCCGTCTCGTCGGCATTTAAGAGGGGGTTCGAATAGGTGAGGGCTCTTGGTGTGCCCCGTTTGGCCGGCCTGCTGACTGTTGGGGCCGTTCGTCCCCATATTTGCCAATAAATAGGTGTATTGTGGACATATGGTTCCACATGAGAAAACGGATCATGAAAATTCCTTTGGTAGTTCTCTTCCTCACACCCCACACTCGTCCTCCAGATAAGAGTGGGCATAGCTTGTGTctctggtgctagaagaatgcttacGAATGGCAGGGGATCCTCCTCAGGCATGAACTCATCAACGAGTTCATCCCGCCAACCGTTGCCCAGCGCTGAGGAGTTCGAGGGCTTACTGCTGGAGTTAGGCAAGCCAGGCCACTGGTCCGCCAGCTCCCTTGCCTATCAGCGAGGGGAACTCCCAGCTTCCTGCAATGGGGCTCGCCCCTCTGCGTCCTTCTTGCGGTTGCCGCTCCCCCGAGATCTCGGGTGGGCACATCACGCGTCGTCGACGCGGAACCGCAAATCCACTGCCTTATCCTCCAGCTATAGCTGGAAGGCGGCACAGCCTGGTGCTGTGCTTCGTGGTAGCAGGGGATGGTCACGGGCTCCTCTCTCATCAGGTAGGGTGGTCTTGCAGCCAGGATGGGTCTCCGCGCCTCCTTTCGGAGGCGAGCGGTTAGTGTGGTACAACTGGAAGGTGCCGTGGGCGACGGAAGGAGATCATGGCCCGTCTTCCAGTGCCTAAGGAAGATACCCAGAAGCGGCACCGACGGGGAGTTTGGGCAAACCTCAGCTCCATTAAGCTCCCCTTCGTCGGTATcgtctgcctctgcctctgccggAGGGGGGGCTCTTGGCGCGGCTGGTGctggaagaaggcttgcgaggagataCAAGAAGTCTTGCGACGTTCTTTGGCCATGTCCTCCAGCTTGCCAGGTAGCAGCCGTTGCCTTAGCCCCTTTTTGTTGCTCCCTTAGTGGGAGTAAATAGATTTGATCCATTGTATCTGCTGTTTCCCTGAGTTGAGAACAGCCAACTTTCATTTGTTGTAACGGCTTCCAGTCGATCGTTGTAAGGAGATAATTGATGAAATAAAGTTAGCCCTGGGGGCGTTCCTGTCTGTATATTTTACCGCACTGTTTCTTCATTTTCGTGCCTCAACGATGAATGACTCCACTGCGACCGGTAGCGATCGGAGGAGGTGAACCCTCCCACTTGACCTAAATGGCCCGGAATGGCGGGTTAGGTGAGCTCGATAGCGGGTACGCCCATTTAAGGACAATCCGAGTGAAGTCCGACCCTGCCGCGAACGACCGGGTCGATGGAGCCCcattgggagcactccactgcTCTACAGCCCGCATCCCAGTCAGATACCCGAGCCATCAGCCAGCTCGGGGGGCCTAGTTGGCCTCCCCCCTGGAGGGGATTCCGTGGGATGCTAGAGGCTGGATCGGACAAGAAAATTTGAGACGACCCGATTGCAGCCGGGGCAGGTCGGGCTTGGGCCGCTTGGTGCTCGTCTCGGTTTTTCTTCCCTGGCTCTTTGAGTCAAGGCGGCGCGGAGCCCTTGGCGGACTGGCCTTCGAACCTTGAGATCGAATCATGCGGTTGCGATTCGTTTGAGGCATGGAAACGGTTCGCCATCTTCCCTGCAATTGGAAACGAATTGACGACGGGGATTTAATTGAAACTGTGGAATACGCACCCGTGGAGCCGATGCGTTGCACCGGTTGCCGCGGAGAGGTCCGTTTGTACCGGTTCATGTCTCGAGGCGTCGCTTCACACGGGAACCGCCATggagtgatgatgatgacagtTTATTTAACCCCCTGCCTCCCGTCGCCTCATCTCCGTCGACATCGTTGCCTGCCAGTTCTCAGAGGAaaacagagagagggagagagagagagagagaccaaagGCGCAAGGGAAAGGAGAAGGGGGAGGAGTGCTAACCGCCTTCATCGTCGCGTTGATCTTCTCCTGATGGCTTACGGCAAGCGTCCCCGCAATGAGGGTTCCAGTGCTCCGCCGCGCGGTCTGCCgcaggtatgccgcgagctctTTCGGGGAAGGTATTTTTCGACGCCGTCCTTGTTCATCTGTCCCTGTATTTTACTTTGCTGTGTTTGTGATGATACCTGCGCGGTGGTAGGGCGCCATCGACGGGTCCCGGAGCGTGGATCGCGGGGCAAGGTGGCGTTGGGCCGTCGGGCGGCCCTGATGCTGGAACGTCTGCTGCTACTGCCGGTGGTTCGGCATCGTCCTCCATCGCGCCCCCGGTGCCGGTCGTCGCGGCACCGTTAGTTGCTGCGGCCGTACGGCCGGGCCTGCCCGCACCAGACTTGCTCGCGCCGGGTTCACCTGTAGCGTTTGCCACGTCCTCGGAGTCTGGCTCCGTGGAGGTCCACCCGGACATTCCGGTTCTGCAAAGGGAGTGCGACTTGGCGCGCGGTCGCTTCTCGGCCGCCTCGGTCGAAATTGAGCACCTACGGGAGAGCCTGCGGGCGGTCGAGGTGGCCCGGGGCGCTACCGAGGATGAGGTGCGCATGGCGAGGGACGCCCAGGCCCGTGCCTTTGGTGTGTTCTATTTTTGATCATGACTTCCAAACCCCGTTTTTCCTTCGTTTGACATTTTTTTCCTGcagtgctggaggaggagttggaggccgTCCGCCGCAAGGTGACAGACCTGCAGCGCCGCCTTGGCAAGGTGGAGGACCAGCGCGAGGCCCTGGAAGATGGCACGCTCGCTGTCTTCCGTGTGGTGGAGCCGCATGCGCCCATGTGGGTGGACTAGCTCCACGTCCTCCCCGAGATCATCCGCTCGTCGGTAAGGCTGGGGATCCGTCGTGGCGCCACCGCTGCGTTGGCCTCTGTCTGGCTGCGCACTGGGGTGCATCTCGGGGGAATCGATCCCGGCTTCCCGGAGACCTCCAGCGTGGCGGTTCATCGGCGGGCCATGCTGGACTTTGCCGGGTTCGGGTAGGTCATCGCGACGGAGATGGTCATCGACGACCTCCTGCGATGCGGCGCGGACCCGGAGCTGGACAGCCCGTAGAGGCCCGGCGGGATGGTGACGGAGCGTGGCGCCGGCTAGCGGccaactttttattttgtttaattatGAAATGTAAGTAAGTGTTGTGCCCCAAGCCGTTCGTGCGGCTTGGGTGAATATCTGGGGTGTTCACCGTGTGTGTGGCGCCCCTAACTATGTTTAATTTCGTGTTTGCTTCTCATTTTTTGCTCCATTTTTTGTCTCGCTCGGGTTTGTTTTTTCGAAAATGTTCTAGCGTTTGCTATTCGATTTGGTTATGGGGGTTTCTGTGTATTGTGTGATAAGAAAGACTGGTGCGTGCGTGCTACGCAGTCCATCCCAGTGAGGCCCCCGAGCGCCTTGGCCTGAGAGTTCTCAGGGCAAGGGGCTGTAGAGGCGAGAAACACCAGAAAGtgggatggtcgaagaccatggTCTGGCCCCCGAGCGCGCCGAgccaagtgtgtgtgtgtgtgtgtgtgtgtgtgtgtgtgtgtgtgtgtgtgtgtgtgtgtgtgtgtgtgtgtgtgtgtgtgtgtgtgtgtgtgtgtgtgtgtgtgtgtgtgtgcatgtAAAAAATGCAGGTGTCCGGCCCCCGAGTGATTCCGGGCCGGGAGTGGCCGGTTCGGGATGCCGGGTGAGTGCACTGTGTTGTTCGGGGAGAAACAAAATCGACAGGTGTCGGGCCCCGAGTGCGCCGAGCCGGAAGTGGCCGGGTCGGGGCACTTGGACTGAGCCACTAGTGCTTCTTATGGGAAGAAACGTCGTAACTGTTCTATGTTCCAAGAGTTGGTCAAAATGTTACCGTCGGAGTCTTTTAGCTTGTGGGTGCCTGGGCGTATGACCTATGTGATGCTGTAGGGGCCTTCCCATGGCAGCGAGAGTTTGTGCTTGTCCTTCGTCGACATGACCCATCGCAGGACCAGATTTGCGACCTGCAGCATCCTCTCCCGGATGCGCCACTTGTGGTACCTGCGTAAAGTTTGTTGGTAGCGGGCTGATCGGTGTAGCGTTGGTAGCCTTGCTTCCTCTAAGACTTTCATGGCATCCCTCTGGGCTTCGGCTGCCGTTTCTGGGTCAAAATCTTTGACTCTTGGTGCACCATAGTCCAGATCGGAATGCAGCACGGCCTCGGAGCCGTATGTTAGGAAGAAAGGTGTTAGTCTTGTGGACCGGTTAGGTGTGGTTCGCAAGCTCCAGAGCACTGCCGGCAGCTCTTCCACCCAACGACCCGCGAACTTTTTGAGCATGTAAAAAATGTGCGGTTTGAGCCCTTGGAGGATTAGGCTGTTAGCTCTTTCTACTTGCCCGTTTGTGCGCAGGTTTCCGACCGATGCCCAGTCGATCCGGATCCCATATCCTTCCGCGAACTCTTGGAAGTAGTGACCTGTGAAGTTGgtcccgttgtcggtgatggaGTTGGGCACGTCGAATCTGTAATCGATTTCCAGGAAGAACTTGACGGCCTCCTTTGAGTCGATCGTGGTTATCGGTTTTGCTTCTATCCATTTTGCAAACTTGTCGATTGCGACAAGTAAGTGGGTGAACCCTTCTGGTGCCTTCTTGAGTGGCCCGACCATGTCTAGACCCCATACGGAGAATGGCCATGTTATGGGAATGGTGTGAAGGGCTTGGGCTGGCAAGTTGGTTTGTTTGGCGTAAACTGGCAGCCTTTGCATGCATGGACGATTTCTTCCGTGTTGCGCAGTGCTGTTGGCCAATAGAATCCTTGTCGGAAAGCCTTTCCGACCAGGGA containing:
- the LOC120667718 gene encoding uncharacterized protein LOC120667718 encodes the protein MVGPLKKAPEGFTHLLVAIDKFAKWIEAKPITTIDSKEAVKFFLEIDYRFDVPNSITDNGTNFTGHYFQEFAEGYGIRIDWASVGNLRTNGQVERANSLILQGLKPHIFYMLKKFAGRWVEELPAVLWSLRTTPNRSTRLTPFFLTYGSEAVLHSDLDYGAPRVKDFDPETAAEAQRDAMKVLEEARLPTLHRSARYQQTLRRYHKWRIRERMLQVANLVLRWVMSTKDKHKLSLPWEGPYSIT